A genomic region of Catalinimonas niigatensis contains the following coding sequences:
- a CDS encoding peptidase domain-containing ABC transporter — protein MKNNLFPEIISSFGQVLNHEYDPLSKVDAHQNIRFYKPDELNDFIYDLTEAGNRTRLVFIPHTIVPEQVNAFLDKLEFPVLFFIREKDSLLPCMFWLDKDKVKAKAFSDGDSSEEQDAESLKKASFYLDNQGQVVFLTAFPYQSMMDDGKESTHEHPSPLKRLLNLLSTEKRDIGYVYVYAVAVGIISLSLPLGTQAIVGFISGGMWFNSVVLLISLVIIGILVAGGLQIMQISMVEVLQRRVFAKASFEFAYRIPKINSESLFRYHAPELINRFFDIMTIQKGLPKLLIDLSTAVLQIFFCLLLLSFYHPFFVVFGLLLITILIGIFYITGPKGLSSSIVESKYKYKVAFWLEELARTITSFKVAGTTNLPMKKADFNVNNYLKYRKEHFSVLIKQFSYIVLFKTFIVGGLLVLGTLLVIDRQITLGQFVASEIIIVLILAAVEKIILNMDTVYDMLTAVDKIGHVTDLPLEKNGGIKLPAHYFKDGIDIQVKNLNYVYPGNKKSALKNINFTIKAGEKVCISGYHGSGKSTLANIIDGIYQSYEGSVTFNQFSLRDLDLSTLRDHIAKNVSQEDIFDGSVLDNVTLGKAHADYSVAVKAIEEVGLNDEVNQWKDGLHTEIISGGKNISTSTAHKLTLARCLAKQPKVIILNDFFHFFEGTEKLKLIRFLTSEAHQWSLLLVSNDPLIMKHCDRVLIMKDGEIVSDAKYDELSKDDHLQNIVIND, from the coding sequence ATGAAAAATAATCTTTTTCCGGAAATCATAAGCAGTTTTGGGCAGGTACTAAACCATGAATATGATCCCCTTTCTAAGGTGGATGCACATCAGAATATCCGCTTCTATAAACCTGATGAACTTAATGACTTTATCTATGACCTGACCGAAGCAGGAAATCGTACCAGATTAGTATTTATACCCCATACCATTGTACCTGAGCAAGTAAACGCTTTTCTGGATAAACTGGAATTTCCCGTACTGTTTTTTATCCGTGAAAAGGATAGCTTGTTGCCCTGCATGTTTTGGCTGGACAAAGATAAAGTGAAAGCTAAGGCATTTTCAGATGGAGATAGTAGTGAGGAGCAAGATGCAGAATCTTTAAAAAAAGCATCATTTTATCTAGACAATCAGGGACAAGTAGTGTTTTTGACAGCTTTCCCTTACCAAAGTATGATGGATGATGGTAAAGAAAGTACTCATGAACATCCTAGTCCTCTAAAACGTCTTCTGAACCTGCTGAGTACAGAAAAAAGAGATATAGGATATGTTTATGTTTATGCGGTAGCTGTGGGTATCATCAGCCTGTCTTTGCCTCTGGGCACACAGGCTATTGTAGGCTTCATATCCGGAGGAATGTGGTTCAACTCAGTGGTGCTGCTCATCAGCCTGGTCATCATAGGCATACTGGTAGCGGGAGGCTTGCAAATCATGCAAATTTCTATGGTAGAAGTATTACAACGCAGGGTATTTGCCAAGGCTTCTTTTGAGTTTGCCTACCGCATTCCTAAAATAAACAGTGAATCTTTGTTTCGTTATCATGCACCGGAACTGATAAACCGCTTTTTCGATATTATGACGATACAGAAAGGCCTGCCTAAATTACTGATTGACCTTTCAACCGCTGTACTACAGATTTTCTTTTGTCTGCTATTACTTTCTTTTTATCATCCTTTCTTCGTGGTTTTTGGCTTATTGCTGATAACTATCCTGATTGGTATATTCTACATTACTGGTCCCAAAGGGTTAAGTTCTTCCATTGTAGAATCAAAATACAAATACAAAGTTGCTTTCTGGTTAGAAGAATTAGCGCGCACCATTACCTCATTCAAGGTAGCCGGAACGACAAACCTTCCCATGAAAAAAGCGGATTTTAATGTCAATAATTACCTGAAATACCGTAAAGAGCACTTTAGTGTTTTGATCAAACAGTTTTCTTATATTGTACTATTCAAAACGTTTATTGTAGGAGGCTTGCTGGTGCTGGGTACACTGCTTGTTATTGACCGTCAGATTACGCTGGGGCAGTTTGTTGCTTCAGAAATTATCATCGTCCTTATTCTGGCTGCCGTTGAGAAGATCATCCTCAACATGGATACAGTGTACGATATGCTGACAGCAGTAGATAAAATCGGTCATGTGACTGACCTTCCTTTGGAAAAAAATGGAGGAATCAAATTACCAGCGCATTATTTTAAAGATGGTATAGATATCCAAGTCAAGAATCTGAACTACGTATATCCTGGAAATAAGAAATCTGCTTTGAAGAATATTAATTTTACCATTAAGGCAGGAGAGAAGGTCTGTATATCAGGCTATCATGGCAGTGGAAAATCTACTCTGGCAAATATCATAGATGGTATTTATCAGTCTTATGAAGGATCTGTAACATTCAATCAGTTCTCATTGAGAGACCTTGATTTAAGTACTCTTCGCGACCACATTGCCAAAAATGTATCTCAGGAGGATATTTTTGATGGCTCAGTGCTGGATAATGTAACCCTTGGAAAGGCACACGCCGATTATAGTGTAGCTGTAAAGGCTATAGAAGAAGTAGGTTTAAATGATGAAGTAAATCAGTGGAAAGACGGTTTACATACAGAGATAATCAGTGGAGGAAAAAATATTTCTACTTCTACTGCTCATAAGCTTACTCTGGCACGCTGTCTTGCCAAGCAACCTAAAGTAATTATACTGAATGATTTTTTTCACTTTTTTGAAGGAACTGAAAAATTGAAACTCATTCGGTTTCTCACGAGTGAAGCACACCAATGGTCTTTATTACTGGTTTCTAATGATCCATTGATTATGAAACACTGTGATCGAGTGCTTATCATGAAGGATGGTGAGATTGTCTCAGACGCAAAGTATGATGAGTTGAGTAAGGATGATCATTTACAAAATATAGTGATTAACGATTGA
- a CDS encoding FKBP-type peptidyl-prolyl cis-trans isomerase — translation MTVAKNGNTVKVHYTGKLKDGTVFDSSLQRNEPLEFTLGQGNMIAGFEKAVDGMKVGDSTVADIPVGEAYGEVREDMILEVPKKDVPENITPEVGQRLAVQQKDGQSIPVTIAKVSEESITLDANHPLAGKDLVFEIELLEIK, via the coding sequence ATGACTGTTGCTAAAAACGGAAACACAGTAAAAGTACATTATACAGGTAAGTTAAAAGACGGTACTGTCTTTGATTCTTCCCTACAGCGTAACGAACCATTGGAATTTACTCTCGGCCAGGGTAATATGATTGCTGGTTTTGAAAAAGCCGTGGATGGTATGAAAGTAGGTGATTCTACAGTAGCCGATATTCCTGTAGGTGAAGCCTATGGGGAAGTGAGAGAAGATATGATTTTGGAAGTACCCAAAAAGGATGTTCCTGAAAATATAACTCCTGAAGTTGGACAGCGTCTGGCAGTACAGCAAAAAGATGGACAATCTATCCCGGTAACTATTGCTAAAGTATCCGAAGAAAGCATCACGCTTGATGCAAATCACCCTTTGGCTGGTAAAGATCTGGTGTTTGAGATTGAACTTCTGGAGATCAAATAA
- a CDS encoding TonB-dependent receptor: MKKIYCIALLGILSGLISHQLYAQSQYTISGYVKDASNGEALIGATVSLGEKPGTGTVTNVYGFYSLTLPQDNYTINYSYLGYQPNNIKFLLQSDTTINVELGNQEVELQEVIISADRPEDNFQDVKMSREELKIEKIKSLPALFGEVDVLRTVQLLPGVQSAGEGTTGLFVRGGSADQNLVLLDEATVFNPSHFLGFFSVFNPDAIKNLEIYKGGIPARFGGRLSSILDIQMKEGNNKRFNVSGGIGSISSRLTVEGPIKKNQSSFILSGRRTYADLFLKLSGDEAIRNNTLYFYDFNAKANYQFNNRHKLFVSGYFGRDRFGIADEFGLNWGNATATTRWNYLISDQLFLNTTFIYSNFDYGFDIDTEVAEFTWKSKLRELSGKMDFNFFPNPKNSVDFGYHVHLHKFAPPSIIPSGDTNFAPLILDDKFALEQALYVSNQQQVSERISLEYGLRYSVFQQVGPGTVFLYEEGQPLSDETIVDTEEFTSGESIKLYHGIEPRFSARYLITGNSSFKTSYNRMRQYLQVASNATAGLPIDRWIPADRYVKPLIGDQIAAGYFHNFASNTLEASVEVYYKWMQNVIDFKSGSDILLNNNIETEISAGRGWAYGAEFLLRKNVGKTTGWISYTLSRTRRQIDGINGGRAYNARYDRVHDISLVASHQLNPRLVLSGTWVYSTGLAVSLPSGRYPLDGQSVPYYDPNGRNAYRMPDFHRLDLSVVLEGKKKEGRRWNSSWSFSVYNAYAQKNPFVITFENVYNEDPDFDLNGDEPVETVRPAAIKTYLFSIIPSVTYNFKF, from the coding sequence ATGAAAAAAATTTACTGCATAGCCCTATTGGGTATCCTCTCAGGTTTAATATCTCATCAACTTTATGCTCAAAGCCAGTATACCATTAGTGGGTATGTGAAAGATGCCAGCAATGGAGAAGCGCTCATCGGAGCAACTGTGTCTCTGGGAGAAAAGCCCGGCACTGGTACTGTAACCAATGTCTATGGATTTTATTCGTTGACCCTCCCTCAAGATAACTATACAATCAATTATTCCTATCTCGGCTATCAGCCAAATAATATTAAATTTCTGCTTCAATCCGATACCACCATCAACGTAGAGCTGGGCAACCAGGAAGTAGAATTACAGGAAGTCATCATCTCAGCCGACCGTCCGGAGGATAATTTTCAGGATGTAAAGATGAGTCGGGAAGAACTGAAAATTGAAAAAATAAAATCATTACCTGCACTCTTCGGAGAAGTAGATGTACTAAGAACTGTCCAACTGCTACCAGGAGTACAATCCGCAGGCGAAGGTACCACCGGTTTATTTGTGCGGGGAGGATCTGCCGATCAGAATCTCGTCCTCTTGGATGAAGCTACAGTATTCAACCCGTCACACTTTCTGGGTTTCTTTTCAGTATTTAATCCTGATGCTATCAAAAATCTGGAGATCTATAAGGGAGGCATTCCTGCTCGTTTTGGAGGTCGTTTGTCTTCCATTCTGGATATTCAGATGAAAGAAGGAAACAACAAAAGATTCAACGTTTCCGGAGGAATAGGGTCTATTTCCAGTCGCCTGACGGTTGAAGGGCCAATCAAAAAGAATCAGTCTTCATTCATCTTATCAGGAAGAAGGACCTATGCTGACTTGTTTCTCAAACTATCCGGTGACGAAGCCATCCGAAACAACACGCTTTATTTTTATGATTTTAATGCCAAAGCAAATTACCAATTCAACAACAGGCATAAGCTTTTTGTGTCGGGATATTTTGGAAGAGACCGTTTTGGTATCGCAGATGAATTTGGACTGAACTGGGGCAACGCTACCGCTACTACCCGATGGAATTACCTGATCTCAGATCAGCTTTTTTTGAATACTACATTTATCTACAGCAATTTTGACTATGGTTTTGACATAGATACAGAAGTTGCAGAATTTACCTGGAAGTCAAAACTGAGGGAATTGAGCGGTAAAATGGATTTTAATTTTTTTCCTAACCCAAAAAATTCAGTTGACTTTGGCTATCATGTTCATCTGCATAAATTTGCTCCCCCCAGCATCATTCCATCCGGCGATACCAACTTTGCCCCACTGATACTGGATGATAAATTTGCGTTGGAACAGGCATTGTATGTGAGCAACCAACAGCAAGTCAGTGAGCGGATTTCGTTGGAGTATGGCTTAAGGTATTCTGTTTTTCAGCAGGTTGGCCCCGGCACGGTATTCCTGTATGAAGAAGGACAGCCTCTGTCTGACGAAACCATCGTAGATACAGAAGAATTTACGAGTGGAGAAAGTATCAAACTCTACCACGGCATAGAGCCTCGCTTTTCAGCCCGCTATCTGATTACTGGAAACAGTTCCTTCAAAACTTCTTATAACCGGATGAGACAGTACTTGCAGGTGGCTTCCAATGCTACTGCCGGCCTGCCTATTGACCGCTGGATTCCTGCTGATCGCTATGTAAAACCTTTGATCGGCGATCAGATTGCCGCAGGATACTTCCACAACTTTGCCAGCAATACGCTGGAAGCTTCCGTAGAAGTGTATTATAAGTGGATGCAAAATGTCATTGACTTTAAATCCGGATCAGATATTCTATTGAACAACAATATTGAAACTGAAATTTCTGCTGGCAGAGGCTGGGCTTATGGTGCAGAGTTCTTACTCAGAAAAAATGTAGGAAAGACTACCGGATGGATAAGTTACACACTCTCCCGTACCCGTAGGCAAATTGATGGCATCAATGGCGGAAGAGCTTATAATGCCCGTTATGACCGTGTACATGACATTTCACTGGTGGCATCACATCAGCTCAACCCCAGGCTGGTGCTTTCCGGAACCTGGGTATATTCAACCGGACTGGCAGTATCTCTGCCTTCAGGCCGTTATCCATTGGATGGGCAATCAGTACCTTATTACGACCCAAATGGGCGCAATGCCTACAGAATGCCTGATTTTCATCGCCTGGATTTGTCTGTAGTGCTGGAAGGAAAGAAAAAAGAAGGGCGACGCTGGAATAGCAGCTGGAGTTTTTCAGTATATAACGCTTACGCTCAGAAAAACCCTTTTGTCATTACCTTTGAAAATGTTTATAACGAAGATCCGGACTTTGATCTGAACGGCGATGAGCCTGTTGAAACTGTACGGCCAGCAGCCATCAAAACTTATTTATTCAGCATCATCCCTTCGGTCACTTATAATTTCAAATTTTAA
- a CDS encoding DUF4249 family protein — MKSIMRSIVVYLSVIVIASVLGACREVIDFELPVDQPQLVIEGSMTYWADDAQRNEVRVIVSTSGNYYNEDGFNPVTEASLQVDDLTNGNTYDIPQIEDEPGLYRNTSVPMELGNSYRLRVMYEGNEYESTSAILPVAELDSFSYRYREETAFLDEGYYFFFSGRTPKERGTNYYRFKIYEDDSLYDDRGDYLIQSDEFLRAKIDTLQLANYAFEVGDSVRIEMYSLDKDMFRYYNELVELLFNDGGLFSSPPRNPTTNIINTTNPDNPSLGFFQVSSALGGGATIEERE, encoded by the coding sequence ATGAAAAGTATCATGAGAAGTATTGTAGTGTACCTTTCAGTAATCGTCATAGCCAGTGTACTAGGCGCCTGTCGTGAAGTCATAGATTTTGAATTACCTGTCGATCAGCCACAGCTGGTTATAGAAGGAAGCATGACCTACTGGGCTGATGATGCACAAAGAAATGAGGTGCGGGTTATCGTCTCCACTTCCGGTAACTACTATAATGAAGACGGTTTTAACCCGGTGACTGAAGCGAGCTTACAAGTGGATGACCTCACTAACGGAAATACCTATGATATCCCTCAGATAGAAGATGAACCCGGCCTGTACCGCAACACTAGTGTGCCAATGGAACTGGGAAATTCTTATCGGCTGAGGGTGATGTATGAAGGCAATGAATATGAATCCACCAGTGCTATACTACCCGTGGCAGAACTGGATTCCTTTTCTTACCGCTATCGTGAAGAGACTGCTTTTTTGGACGAAGGATACTATTTTTTCTTTAGCGGAAGAACACCCAAAGAAAGAGGAACTAATTACTACCGCTTCAAGATTTATGAGGACGATTCACTTTATGACGATAGAGGAGATTACCTGATTCAGAGTGATGAGTTCTTACGGGCTAAAATAGATACGTTACAACTGGCGAATTATGCCTTTGAAGTCGGAGATTCAGTAAGAATAGAGATGTATAGCCTGGATAAAGATATGTTTAGATACTACAATGAGTTGGTGGAGCTGTTATTTAATGATGGCGGACTTTTTAGTTCTCCACCTCGTAACCCTACTACCAACATTATCAATACAACCAATCCTGATAATCCCTCTTTAGGTTTTTTCCAGGTATCATCAGCTTTAGGAGGCGGTGCTACAATCGAAGAAAGAGAGTAG
- a CDS encoding RecQ family ATP-dependent DNA helicase → MSAKGILKRYWGYDHFRPMQEEIIESILSGHDTLALLPTGGGKSICFQVPALMREGVCIVISPLIALMKDQVEQLRQRKISAVAIYSGMSPREIDLHLDNCVYGNVKFLYVSPERLKTEIFIERAKRMHIGIIAVDEAHCISQWGYDFRPPYLEIADFRSLFPEINIIALTATATKEVKQDIQDKLSFKNAKLFQKSFARANLSYAVRKVENKEQKLLEILRNIPGTAIIYARSRKRTQAIAQWLQRQKINSDFYHAGLKNEERSKKQENWITNKTRVIVATNAFGMGIDKPDVRVVVHVDLPDNLEAYYQEAGRAGRDEKKAYAVILYDQNDIHNLQQRVEDTHPDLKYIRQVYQSLANYYRIAVGSSNMASYDFDLNDFIKTYHLSSTQAYYALQRLEEHGLIQLSEAFFVPSKLHILIDHTEMYKFQVANARLDLLTKALQRLYGGESYVNFINISESELAKQLKIPQQEVKKQLKSMADMDVIAYYEQKDKPQITFMTPRFDAGHIPISNKDLTLKKSLYKDKVDAVVHYTEHQHRCRTQLLLEYFDEISYDYCGVCDICVEKKKQHSQKTENITQEQYTELNSLIKSYLTGTPTAAEKLISDLQPSNKAILTDCIRIMLDQGELYYDGQGRLAVD, encoded by the coding sequence ATGTCTGCTAAAGGAATTCTGAAACGGTACTGGGGCTATGATCATTTCCGTCCTATGCAGGAGGAGATCATAGAAAGCATTCTCTCAGGGCATGATACCCTTGCGCTCTTACCCACTGGAGGAGGCAAAAGCATTTGTTTTCAGGTGCCTGCCTTGATGCGGGAAGGTGTTTGCATTGTCATTTCTCCTCTGATTGCCCTGATGAAAGACCAGGTAGAGCAACTCCGGCAACGTAAAATTTCGGCAGTAGCGATCTATTCAGGCATGAGCCCAAGAGAGATTGACTTGCACCTTGATAACTGTGTGTATGGCAATGTGAAATTCTTATATGTTTCTCCGGAACGACTCAAAACAGAAATTTTCATAGAGAGAGCGAAGCGCATGCATATCGGAATCATCGCTGTAGATGAAGCCCATTGTATTTCTCAATGGGGCTATGATTTCCGCCCCCCCTATCTGGAAATTGCTGATTTTCGTTCGCTTTTTCCTGAAATCAATATCATTGCCCTAACAGCAACTGCTACCAAAGAGGTAAAGCAGGATATTCAGGATAAGCTTTCGTTTAAAAATGCCAAGCTATTTCAGAAAAGTTTTGCCCGTGCTAATTTATCTTATGCTGTCCGCAAAGTAGAAAACAAAGAGCAAAAGCTACTGGAGATCCTGCGCAACATACCAGGCACAGCCATAATTTATGCCAGAAGCAGAAAACGTACTCAGGCCATTGCACAATGGTTACAAAGGCAAAAAATCAATAGTGATTTTTATCACGCCGGTCTAAAGAATGAGGAACGTTCTAAAAAGCAGGAAAACTGGATCACTAACAAAACAAGAGTCATTGTAGCGACCAACGCTTTTGGAATGGGTATCGACAAACCTGATGTACGGGTGGTAGTGCACGTAGACTTGCCTGATAATCTGGAAGCCTATTATCAGGAGGCGGGACGTGCGGGAAGAGATGAAAAGAAAGCCTATGCGGTCATCCTATATGATCAGAATGATATCCATAATCTACAGCAAAGAGTTGAAGACACCCATCCTGATTTAAAATATATCCGCCAGGTATACCAGTCGTTAGCAAATTATTATCGCATCGCAGTAGGCAGCAGCAACATGGCCAGTTATGATTTTGACCTAAATGATTTTATCAAAACCTATCATCTGAGCAGTACACAAGCCTATTATGCGCTCCAAAGGCTAGAAGAACATGGACTCATTCAGTTGAGTGAGGCATTTTTTGTTCCTTCAAAACTTCACATTCTCATTGATCATACCGAAATGTATAAATTTCAGGTGGCCAATGCCAGATTAGATCTCCTAACCAAAGCATTGCAAAGGTTATATGGCGGAGAGTCTTATGTCAATTTTATAAATATTTCAGAAAGCGAACTTGCCAAGCAATTGAAAATCCCCCAACAGGAGGTAAAAAAGCAGTTAAAATCTATGGCAGATATGGACGTGATAGCTTACTACGAACAGAAAGACAAGCCCCAAATCACTTTCATGACTCCCCGATTTGATGCGGGTCATATTCCAATTTCTAACAAAGATCTTACTCTAAAAAAGTCTTTATATAAAGATAAAGTAGATGCTGTTGTACATTATACAGAGCACCAGCATCGGTGTAGAACGCAGTTACTTCTTGAGTACTTTGATGAAATCAGCTATGACTATTGTGGTGTATGTGATATATGCGTAGAAAAGAAGAAGCAACATTCCCAGAAAACGGAAAACATTACTCAAGAACAGTATACAGAGTTGAATTCTCTCATCAAAAGCTACCTTACAGGTACTCCCACTGCTGCTGAAAAGCTAATATCTGACCTACAACCAAGTAATAAAGCCATCCTGACAGATTGCATACGCATCATGCTTGATCAGGGAGAGCTGTATTATGATGGGCAAGGAAGACTAGCAGTGGATTAA
- a CDS encoding sodium/proline symporter, translating to MFIYFLVLFGIGYLAAGRVKDIKDYYVGGKKLGFWVAAFSSRATGASAWVLLGLTGMGAIFGVYAYWVALGTLLGEAISWFVMAKPFKKLTDRYDSITVPDYLESRFQASSHWLRGIAATALSLFVMIYVSAQIDATGTAFETFLNWNYFTGAIFGFLIVVAYMAFGGFVAVAWSDVFQGSIMVIGLLILPVYFLWSIESPSEVIKGIEALDPALLNIWGEEGFTALSVAKITGFLMIGLGYLGSPQLFVRYMSIKSTAEIDRGKWVAISLTLFMNVSAVTIGILGRYHFTTSVDDPIAVLGNGGQNVLILLVEELLPDVLSGLYIAAILAAIMSTIDSLLVLASSAIARDFYQKILHPNIKDEKLSIFSRKVTFVISLAALVLAIAVAMISPNRTIFWFVIFGWSGIAATFCPVILLSLFWKGFTEKGAISAMLSGFLCVPLFKFVFPAIPTYGVYFQHIAELFPSFIISILFGIIISKSTKINEKNHD from the coding sequence TTGTTTATCTATTTTTTGGTGCTTTTTGGCATTGGATATCTGGCTGCCGGTAGAGTTAAGGATATTAAAGACTATTATGTAGGAGGAAAAAAACTGGGGTTCTGGGTAGCTGCTTTCTCTTCCAGGGCTACCGGTGCTTCTGCCTGGGTACTGCTGGGCCTTACTGGTATGGGCGCTATCTTTGGAGTGTATGCGTATTGGGTAGCTTTAGGTACTTTGCTGGGCGAAGCTATCTCTTGGTTTGTTATGGCCAAACCTTTCAAAAAGCTCACTGATCGTTACGACAGTATTACTGTCCCTGATTATCTGGAGAGTCGTTTTCAGGCAAGCAGTCACTGGCTTAGAGGCATAGCGGCTACAGCGCTATCACTTTTTGTAATGATCTATGTAAGTGCGCAGATAGATGCTACCGGTACTGCTTTTGAAACATTTTTAAACTGGAATTATTTTACCGGAGCTATTTTCGGCTTTCTCATTGTAGTTGCCTATATGGCTTTTGGAGGTTTTGTAGCGGTCGCGTGGTCCGATGTTTTTCAGGGATCAATTATGGTGATTGGCCTACTCATACTACCTGTTTATTTCTTATGGAGTATTGAATCACCCTCAGAAGTGATCAAAGGAATTGAGGCTCTTGATCCGGCTTTGCTCAATATCTGGGGCGAAGAAGGCTTCACTGCTTTGAGTGTAGCAAAAATAACTGGATTTCTAATGATAGGACTGGGATACCTAGGGTCACCTCAGCTATTTGTAAGGTACATGTCCATCAAAAGTACTGCTGAGATTGACCGGGGAAAATGGGTAGCTATAAGCCTTACTCTTTTTATGAATGTTTCTGCCGTGACCATAGGCATTCTTGGGCGTTATCATTTTACTACCTCGGTAGATGATCCGATAGCTGTTTTAGGTAACGGTGGACAGAATGTGCTTATCCTATTGGTAGAAGAACTGCTACCTGACGTGCTCAGTGGATTATACATAGCCGCTATTTTAGCAGCCATCATGTCTACCATAGACTCACTTTTAGTATTGGCTTCCAGCGCTATCGCCAGAGATTTCTATCAAAAGATACTTCATCCTAACATTAAAGATGAGAAATTATCAATCTTTTCAAGAAAAGTTACTTTTGTTATATCCTTAGCCGCACTTGTGTTAGCTATAGCAGTGGCAATGATATCGCCTAATCGCACTATCTTCTGGTTTGTTATTTTTGGATGGTCGGGAATTGCCGCCACTTTTTGTCCAGTGATCCTACTATCTCTGTTCTGGAAAGGTTTTACCGAGAAAGGGGCCATCTCAGCTATGCTCAGCGGCTTCCTTTGTGTTCCTCTTTTTAAGTTCGTGTTTCCTGCTATCCCGACATATGGGGTTTACTTTCAGCATATTGCCGAACTTTTTCCATCTTTCATTATTTCAATACTTTTTGGAATCATTATCAGTAAATCAACTAAGATTAATGAGAAAAATCATGATTGA
- a CDS encoding serine hydrolase domain-containing protein, translated as MKVRLNRVIFALAYFFCVMLNAEAQPTDKTQAIGEIFSKYHAYEHFQGAVLVAEKGEVIYKNAFGLANREWNIPNQVDSRFDIASISKQFTAMLIMQFYEEGRIHLDSTISVYYPEYRRDIGNQVTIHHLLTHRSGIPNYTSIPYVWSDSLVNRYDMDQLVKKYCSGDLEFKPGTRYSYNNSGYLLLSVILEKVSGLPFEVLLQKRIFSPSKMTNSGIDDRDKILDKRAYGYVRELEKYENARPMHMANLQGAGNMYATVEDLYLWDRALYVHQLLSRKGLREMMTPYSDSSDTWIPPYSNSYGYGMGLAKVSIGRNKETEMVFHSGHIAGYSSFIARFLEDEHLVVILSNTGNVSTARMNEITQEVKNVLYGLPYEVSKRSLRTSLYEISKEKGVEEAIRQYYHLTASFPYDFENTEEELLSLGRDLMALNMKAAAIEFFKLNANVNPGWKTFHTLGDVYYEDKKYKEASYYYKKSMSVNPKKTDKEINTFNASQRALTSLVE; from the coding sequence ATGAAAGTCAGACTTAATAGAGTAATCTTTGCCTTAGCGTATTTCTTTTGTGTGATGCTGAATGCAGAAGCACAACCTACCGATAAAACCCAGGCCATTGGTGAAATTTTTAGCAAATACCATGCGTATGAGCATTTTCAGGGAGCTGTGCTGGTAGCCGAAAAAGGAGAGGTGATTTATAAAAATGCTTTTGGCCTGGCCAATAGGGAGTGGAACATACCCAATCAGGTGGATAGTCGGTTTGATATAGCCTCTATCAGCAAGCAGTTTACGGCTATGCTCATCATGCAATTTTACGAAGAGGGAAGAATTCATCTGGATAGTACAATTTCTGTCTATTATCCTGAGTACCGTCGTGATATTGGTAATCAGGTTACCATCCATCATTTGCTTACCCATCGTTCTGGTATTCCTAATTATACCAGTATTCCTTACGTTTGGTCAGACTCATTGGTCAATCGCTATGACATGGATCAACTGGTTAAAAAGTATTGCAGTGGTGATTTAGAATTCAAGCCTGGCACTCGGTATAGTTATAACAATTCAGGCTACCTTTTGCTGAGTGTTATTTTAGAAAAAGTAAGCGGCCTTCCCTTTGAAGTACTTTTGCAGAAAAGAATTTTTTCTCCTTCAAAAATGACTAATTCAGGTATTGATGATAGAGATAAAATTCTTGATAAAAGAGCTTATGGGTATGTACGGGAATTGGAAAAGTATGAAAATGCACGTCCTATGCATATGGCTAACTTACAAGGAGCAGGTAATATGTATGCTACCGTTGAAGATTTGTACTTGTGGGATAGAGCTTTATATGTTCATCAACTGCTCTCTCGCAAAGGATTACGTGAGATGATGACTCCTTACAGCGATTCCAGCGACACATGGATACCACCTTATAGTAATTCTTATGGCTATGGTATGGGACTCGCTAAGGTATCCATTGGTAGAAACAAAGAGACAGAAATGGTCTTTCATAGTGGTCATATTGCAGGATATAGCTCTTTTATTGCTCGTTTTCTGGAGGATGAACACCTGGTCGTTATCTTAAGCAATACAGGCAATGTAAGCACAGCTCGTATGAATGAGATCACCCAGGAAGTGAAAAATGTGCTTTATGGTCTTCCTTATGAGGTTTCTAAAAGATCTCTTCGTACTTCATTGTACGAGATATCCAAAGAGAAAGGAGTAGAGGAGGCTATACGCCAGTATTATCATCTCACAGCATCCTTTCCTTATGATTTTGAGAATACTGAAGAAGAACTACTTTCATTAGGGCGGGATCTTATGGCTTTAAATATGAAAGCTGCTGCCATTGAGTTTTTCAAACTTAATGCGAATGTGAATCCGGGATGGAAAACCTTTCACACTTTAGGAGATGTATACTATGAAGACAAAAAATATAAAGAGGCCTCTTATTATTACAAAAAATCTATGAGTGTCAACCCTAAAAAGACAGATAAAGAAATTAATACTTTTAATGCTTCTCAAAGGGCGCTTACCAGCTTGGTTGAATAA